A genomic stretch from Sinorhizobium terangae includes:
- the addB gene encoding double-strand break repair protein AddB has product MPGHASNVFTIPTGLPFLRTLAQKLCDGGLVPDFKYDPADPLMLAGVTIFVPTRRSARVLRSEFVDLLGGRSAILPTIRALGETDDDSGFFDAEVPAILDLAPPLSGTARLIELGRLILAWRNQLPQAVLDIHGESPLIAPASPADAIWLARNLADLIDAVETEELDWEALDELDAGEHALWWQLTLAFLKIARTYWPERLDELKQSSPSRHRNAVLQAETQRIAAGKLSGPIIIAGSTGSIPVTAALIAAVSRLPNGTIVLPGLDQTMSDTEWELIVGDASTGFTRDPASRSHPQYGFYRLLKRMGIGRRDVLTLQPADDFLDYRSMVLSRALLPAKATDSWTRARDDFDQAKLLSAFADVALIETANEREEATAIAIALRLALADSDESQAALITPDRGLARRVGAELARFGIEADDSAGTPLSATAAGAIVRLLLEAALRPGDPVPLVALLKHPLARFGGATEDVRRAADALELLALRGGTSNADISALVPLVEQALEKRKQDRHPPPWQSRLNEEDITAARMLAERIALAAEPLTSASAIGIDGRLRSKVLTLADWAERTGRALEAVCVDERGSLGDLWSTEAGEALATLLKGIIETEGQMSADGPQWCDIVEALAASEAVKPRSMRHPRVFIFGALESRLQSMDLVVLGGMNEGTWPGQTSNDPFLSRTMKSGIGLEPPERRIGQLAHDFQMACGTRRLILSRSMRQGSAPTVASRWLQRLQALGGEGLTRLIKSNGADYLHWARILDEGETQPLATRPEPKPPAELQPRKYSFSEVTRLRRDPYAVYARRILRLQPIDPFNRDPGAAERGTLYHRIVDRFVRGGFDPASPEAEAVMTRLLNQAFDEEGLPPHIDTIWRPRFAAVGRAFLKWERERRKSITKSFTEVPASMDIGLADIRLTGVADRLDRRPDGTIDIIDYKTGSSPSPREARSLLDPQLSLEAAALKAGAFGATGRAEPNALLYVRLKPGSRFSVDPVNNEGGRQKETKSADQLAEEALIELRKLLAALMSGRHGFASRLIVQKERDYGGEYDHLARVAEWATAEGEDDADEG; this is encoded by the coding sequence TTGCCCGGCCACGCCTCGAACGTCTTCACGATCCCCACTGGTCTGCCCTTCCTCAGGACCTTGGCGCAAAAGCTCTGCGACGGCGGGCTGGTTCCGGATTTCAAGTACGATCCAGCAGACCCGCTGATGCTTGCCGGCGTGACGATCTTCGTTCCCACGCGACGGTCGGCGCGCGTGCTTCGCTCGGAGTTCGTCGATCTGCTTGGTGGCCGCTCGGCAATCCTGCCGACGATCCGGGCGCTCGGCGAGACGGACGACGACAGCGGCTTTTTCGACGCCGAAGTGCCAGCGATCCTCGATCTCGCCCCACCTCTATCCGGCACCGCGCGCCTGATCGAGCTCGGCCGGCTTATTCTCGCCTGGCGCAACCAGCTGCCTCAGGCGGTTCTCGATATCCATGGCGAAAGTCCGCTGATCGCGCCGGCGAGTCCCGCCGATGCCATCTGGCTCGCGCGCAATCTCGCCGACCTGATCGACGCCGTGGAAACCGAGGAACTCGACTGGGAGGCGCTCGACGAGCTCGACGCCGGCGAACATGCGCTCTGGTGGCAGTTGACGCTGGCCTTCCTGAAGATCGCCCGCACCTACTGGCCGGAGCGGCTGGACGAGCTCAAGCAATCCTCTCCTTCGCGCCACCGCAACGCCGTTCTGCAGGCGGAAACACAGCGCATCGCCGCAGGCAAGCTGAGCGGGCCGATCATCATCGCCGGCTCGACCGGGTCGATCCCCGTGACGGCCGCGCTTATTGCAGCCGTGAGCAGGCTGCCGAACGGCACTATCGTTCTGCCGGGCCTCGATCAGACGATGAGCGATACGGAATGGGAGCTGATCGTCGGCGATGCTTCGACTGGCTTCACAAGAGATCCGGCAAGCCGCAGCCACCCGCAATACGGCTTCTACCGCCTGCTGAAACGCATGGGCATCGGGCGGCGTGATGTCCTGACACTCCAGCCGGCCGACGACTTCCTCGACTACCGCAGCATGGTTCTCTCGCGCGCCCTGCTTCCGGCAAAGGCGACCGACAGCTGGACCCGCGCGCGTGACGATTTCGATCAGGCGAAACTTCTCTCGGCCTTCGCAGACGTCGCGCTGATCGAGACGGCCAATGAACGGGAGGAGGCTACGGCCATTGCCATCGCACTCCGGCTCGCGCTTGCCGACAGCGATGAAAGCCAGGCGGCGTTGATCACCCCGGACCGCGGCCTTGCGCGGCGAGTCGGGGCGGAGCTTGCCCGCTTCGGCATCGAGGCCGACGATTCCGCCGGCACGCCGCTCTCCGCCACAGCCGCCGGCGCCATCGTCCGTTTGCTGCTGGAGGCGGCGTTGCGGCCGGGCGATCCCGTGCCGCTGGTCGCTCTCTTGAAGCACCCGCTCGCCCGCTTCGGCGGGGCGACCGAGGATGTCCGGCGCGCCGCCGATGCGCTGGAACTTCTGGCGCTGCGCGGCGGTACCAGCAATGCCGACATTTCGGCGCTTGTCCCCCTCGTCGAGCAGGCACTCGAAAAGCGAAAGCAGGATCGTCATCCGCCTCCGTGGCAGAGTCGCCTCAACGAGGAGGACATAACCGCCGCCCGCATGCTTGCCGAACGCATTGCGTTGGCCGCCGAACCCTTGACGAGCGCGTCCGCGATCGGCATCGACGGCCGGCTTCGGTCCAAGGTGCTCACCCTTGCCGACTGGGCGGAGCGAACGGGCCGCGCACTGGAAGCCGTCTGCGTCGACGAGCGTGGCAGCCTTGGCGACCTCTGGTCGACGGAAGCCGGCGAAGCATTGGCAACGCTTCTCAAAGGCATCATCGAGACCGAAGGTCAAATGAGCGCCGACGGGCCGCAATGGTGCGACATCGTCGAAGCGCTCGCGGCGAGCGAAGCGGTCAAGCCGCGATCGATGCGGCATCCCCGCGTCTTCATTTTCGGGGCGCTGGAATCGCGCCTGCAAAGCATGGATCTCGTGGTGCTCGGCGGCATGAACGAGGGTACCTGGCCGGGACAGACGTCAAACGATCCCTTCCTGTCACGAACGATGAAATCCGGAATCGGCCTTGAGCCGCCGGAACGGCGTATCGGTCAGCTTGCCCACGATTTCCAGATGGCCTGTGGCACGCGTCGGTTGATCCTTTCGCGCTCAATGCGCCAGGGTTCGGCGCCAACGGTCGCTTCGAGGTGGCTGCAGCGCCTGCAGGCACTCGGCGGCGAAGGCCTGACGCGACTCATCAAGTCCAACGGCGCGGATTATCTGCACTGGGCGCGCATTCTCGATGAAGGCGAAACCCAGCCGCTCGCCACAAGACCGGAACCGAAGCCGCCCGCAGAACTGCAGCCGCGCAAATATTCCTTCAGCGAAGTCACCCGCCTCCGCCGTGATCCCTATGCCGTCTACGCGCGGCGGATCCTGCGGCTGCAGCCGATCGACCCGTTCAATCGTGATCCGGGGGCGGCCGAGCGTGGAACGCTCTACCATCGAATCGTCGATCGCTTCGTCAGGGGGGGCTTCGATCCGGCCTCGCCCGAGGCCGAAGCGGTGATGACCAGGTTACTCAACCAGGCTTTCGACGAGGAAGGGCTTCCGCCGCATATCGACACGATCTGGCGTCCGCGTTTTGCCGCCGTCGGAAGGGCGTTCCTTAAATGGGAGCGCGAACGCCGGAAGAGCATCACGAAATCTTTCACCGAGGTTCCGGCATCCATGGATATCGGCCTTGCGGATATCCGGCTGACCGGCGTCGCCGATCGCCTTGATCGGCGCCCCGACGGCACCATCGACATCATCGACTACAAGACCGGCTCCAGCCCCTCGCCCAGGGAAGCGCGCAGTCTGCTCGATCCGCAGCTTTCGCTCGAGGCCGCCGCGCTCAAGGCGGGAGCCTTCGGCGCGACGGGACGCGCCGAGCCGAATGCGCTTCTCTACGTCCGCCTGAAACCCGGCAGCCGCTTCAGCGTCGATCCCGTCAACAACGAGGGCGGTAGGCAAAAAGAAACGAAATCCGCCGACCAGCTGGCGGAAGAAGCGCTTATCGAGCTGAGAAAGCTGCTCGCGGCTCTGATGAGCGGCAGGCACGGTTTCGCATCACGCCTGATTGTTCAGAAGGAGCGCGACTACGGAGGCGAATACGATCATCTGGCGCGGGTCGCCGAGTGGGCGACAGCCGAAGGCGAGGATGATGCCGATGAGGGATGA
- a CDS encoding nucleotidyltransferase family protein, with protein MPITNAMVLAAGLGTRLRPITDTLPKPLVRIAGKPMIDYVLDILAAAGVTKAAVNVHHFADQMEEHLRRRETPHILISDERGALMNSGGGLAKGLKLLDDGPLIVMNADLFWIGEEAGKPSNLQRLADFFDPQKMDMALLCVRLEDTTGHNGKKDFSLAEDGRLARYEDGMDSPVVYAGAIAMESRLFADAPSDAFNLNIYFDRAIARGRLFGLMLDGHWMTVGTPEAIGEAEAVVKRFQPGG; from the coding sequence ATGCCCATCACCAATGCCATGGTGCTTGCGGCCGGACTGGGCACCCGCCTTCGGCCAATCACCGATACACTGCCGAAGCCACTCGTCCGGATCGCCGGCAAGCCAATGATCGACTACGTGCTGGACATCCTGGCGGCCGCCGGCGTGACCAAGGCGGCGGTGAACGTTCATCACTTTGCCGACCAGATGGAAGAGCATCTCCGTCGCCGTGAGACGCCGCATATCCTGATTTCGGACGAGCGCGGCGCCTTGATGAATTCCGGCGGCGGGCTTGCCAAGGGGCTGAAGCTGCTGGACGACGGGCCGCTGATCGTCATGAATGCCGATCTCTTCTGGATCGGCGAGGAGGCGGGAAAGCCGAGCAATCTTCAAAGGCTTGCCGATTTCTTCGATCCGCAGAAGATGGACATGGCACTCCTCTGCGTGCGCCTCGAGGATACGACCGGGCACAACGGCAAGAAGGATTTTTCGCTCGCCGAGGACGGCAGGCTCGCGCGCTACGAGGACGGCATGGACAGTCCCGTCGTTTATGCCGGCGCGATCGCCATGGAGTCGCGCCTCTTTGCCGATGCGCCGAGCGATGCCTTCAACCTCAACATCTATTTCGATCGCGCGATCGCCAGAGGACGCCTCTTCGGGCTGATGCTCGACGGCCACTGGATGACCGTCGGCACACCGGAAGCGATCGGTGAAGCCGAGGCGGTCGTAAAGCGCTTCCAGCCGGGAGGATAG
- the tsaE gene encoding tRNA (adenosine(37)-N6)-threonylcarbamoyltransferase complex ATPase subunit type 1 TsaE, whose product MKHLQRFLKDEAATIELGEDLALALKAGDCVALSGDLGAGKSTFARALLRAIADDETLEVPSPTFTLVQNYDLRIPVAHFDLYRLADASELDELGFDEALSDGICLVEWPEKAEEALPSERITLTFTHEGDGRRLAISAPDISFERISRSLAVRSFLSQSGYATAQRRHLSGDASIRAYERIETDGEPAKILMDAPRHKPGPILQDGKYYQQLAHLAEDVVPFVAISELLRGRGFAAPAIYARDLDKGILLIEDLGSEGILDAEGRPVAERYLESVRVLARLHGEPPKREIAIGDGLIHRVPDFDRTAIKIETSLLIDWYLPWKRGEGASDSERKEYFAIWDQLIDVLESAEKNLLLRDFHSPNILWRAERKGLDRVGIIDFQDAMIGPTAYDVASLTQDARVTIGEDLADRLINAYLAERKASGPFDATSFLRDWHLMSAQRNCKLAGIWVRLMQRDGKPGYMKHMPRTFAYLNRALGHEVLTPLRDWCIKAGILASESAN is encoded by the coding sequence ATGAAGCATCTGCAACGGTTTCTGAAGGACGAGGCCGCCACCATCGAGCTTGGCGAAGACCTGGCGCTGGCGCTGAAGGCCGGCGATTGCGTCGCCCTGTCCGGCGATCTCGGCGCGGGAAAATCGACCTTCGCGCGCGCCCTGCTGCGGGCGATCGCCGACGACGAGACGCTCGAAGTGCCGAGTCCCACCTTCACACTCGTGCAAAACTACGACCTGCGCATCCCCGTCGCGCATTTTGACCTCTATCGCCTCGCCGACGCTTCGGAACTCGACGAACTCGGCTTCGACGAGGCCCTTTCCGACGGAATCTGTCTCGTCGAATGGCCGGAGAAGGCTGAGGAAGCGCTTCCTTCCGAACGCATCACGCTCACCTTCACACATGAGGGCGATGGACGCCGGCTTGCGATCTCCGCGCCCGATATTTCATTCGAGCGAATCTCCCGCTCGCTGGCGGTCCGCAGCTTCCTCTCGCAAAGCGGCTACGCGACGGCCCAGCGCCGGCATTTGAGCGGTGACGCGTCGATCAGGGCCTATGAACGGATTGAAACTGACGGTGAGCCGGCGAAGATTCTCATGGATGCGCCGAGGCATAAGCCGGGCCCCATTCTCCAGGACGGAAAATATTACCAGCAGCTCGCGCATCTCGCCGAGGACGTCGTTCCATTCGTCGCGATCTCCGAACTGCTGCGCGGACGCGGCTTCGCCGCGCCGGCGATTTATGCCCGCGACCTCGACAAGGGCATCCTGCTGATCGAGGATCTGGGCTCCGAGGGCATTCTCGACGCGGAGGGAAGACCGGTCGCCGAGCGCTATCTCGAAAGCGTACGCGTGCTCGCCCGCCTTCATGGCGAGCCGCCGAAGCGCGAGATTGCCATTGGCGATGGCCTCATCCACCGCGTTCCCGATTTCGATCGCACGGCGATCAAGATCGAGACGAGCCTGCTGATCGACTGGTACCTGCCATGGAAGCGCGGCGAAGGGGCCTCCGACAGCGAGCGCAAAGAATACTTCGCCATCTGGGACCAGCTCATCGACGTTCTCGAATCGGCCGAAAAGAACCTGCTGCTGCGCGATTTTCACTCGCCGAACATTCTCTGGCGCGCGGAGCGTAAAGGGCTCGACCGCGTCGGCATCATCGATTTCCAGGACGCGATGATCGGCCCGACCGCCTATGATGTCGCATCGCTCACGCAGGATGCGCGCGTGACCATCGGCGAGGATCTTGCCGACCGGCTGATCAATGCCTATCTCGCCGAGCGCAAGGCCTCCGGTCCATTTGACGCGACAAGCTTTCTTCGCGATTGGCACCTGATGTCGGCGCAACGCAACTGCAAGCTCGCCGGCATCTGGGTCCGGCTGATGCAGCGTGACGGCAAGCCGGGTTATATGAAACACATGCCCCGCACCTTCGCTTATCTGAACCGTGCGCTCGGCCATGAGGTGCTGACACCCTTGCGCGATTGGTGCATTAAGGCTGGAATCCTGGCTAGCGAATCAGCCAACTGA
- a CDS encoding PAS domain-containing sensor histidine kinase — protein METERSTLFGGDLGAPTLVRRLLASTVFFAATDAAAQASTPVAKAIFGSSEVVTFSVLIGVISAAMISAIWLIRQRGNIEAENRELRSGLSDANQRISRFQALIADKNRRIVIWDGLAERPEFLGQLPVETGAPQDDRTFLAFGRWLKAPSASQLEKAIETLRAQAQSFDLVLETQRNEVLEAQGRVSGGRAFVRFIALNNLRAELAELKLERDRLHASLSTFRTLLDAIDLPVWQRTADGKLEWVNEAYAEAVETQSTSLAVAEGRELLSTAAREKIRAVSTLETPFSDKVSTVVKGNRTFFDVVDARSPVGSAGIAIDVSGTEAVREELARTLKSHAETLDHLATPVAIFDGNQRLQFYNQAFQRLWNLDMGFLERKPDNGEVLDRLRAGGKLPEQLNWKQWKANALSVYQALDTQSDLWHLPNGQTLRVFATARPQGGATWVFENLTEKVDLETRYNTLLQVQGETIDHLAEGVAVFGPDGRIRLSNPAFRAIWGISEAEAKPGTHIRAVEQACLPSYDQPDGWKRFAHIITSFDDERPSSRGILELRTGLILDYAVIPLPNAQTMLTFVNITDSVRVERALTEKNEALRKADALKNDFVHHVSYELRSPLTNIIGFADLLKTPAFGELNERQAEYVDHIATSSSLLLTIVNDILDLATVDAGIVELDMSEVNLVDFLDDVAHQMADRLVESGVALRVDAPDNLGRMVADQQRLKQIFIKLLTNAANFAPDGSTIDLKCRREGSDFVFSVSDSGPGIPQDVLNTVFNRFESYGQHGGAGLGLSIVESFVSLHHGTVSIRSKEGEGTEVTCRIPSSEMPKIIAAE, from the coding sequence ATGGAAACTGAACGATCGACGCTTTTCGGCGGGGACCTTGGGGCGCCTACACTGGTGCGGCGGTTGCTCGCAAGCACCGTGTTCTTCGCGGCGACCGACGCAGCGGCCCAGGCGTCGACGCCCGTGGCCAAGGCCATATTCGGCTCCTCCGAAGTCGTCACCTTTTCCGTGCTGATCGGCGTTATTTCCGCCGCCATGATTTCTGCCATCTGGCTCATCCGCCAGCGCGGCAATATCGAGGCCGAGAACCGCGAACTGAGGTCCGGACTTTCCGATGCAAACCAGCGGATTTCCCGTTTCCAGGCCCTCATCGCCGACAAGAACCGGCGCATCGTGATCTGGGACGGTCTGGCCGAACGCCCCGAGTTCCTCGGACAGCTTCCCGTCGAAACCGGCGCTCCGCAGGACGACCGCACTTTTCTCGCCTTCGGACGCTGGCTCAAGGCGCCATCAGCCAGCCAGCTCGAGAAGGCGATCGAGACATTGCGCGCGCAGGCGCAAAGCTTCGACCTCGTGCTCGAAACGCAGCGCAACGAGGTGCTGGAAGCCCAGGGCCGCGTTTCCGGCGGACGGGCATTCGTGCGTTTCATCGCGCTCAACAATCTCCGCGCCGAACTTGCCGAGCTGAAACTGGAACGCGATCGTCTGCACGCATCGCTGTCGACCTTCCGCACGCTGCTCGACGCCATCGACCTGCCTGTCTGGCAACGGACCGCCGACGGCAAGCTCGAATGGGTCAACGAAGCCTATGCCGAGGCAGTCGAGACACAGAGCACGAGCCTCGCCGTCGCCGAAGGGCGCGAATTGCTTTCGACTGCGGCGCGCGAAAAAATCCGCGCCGTTTCAACCCTTGAAACGCCTTTCAGCGACAAAGTTTCGACAGTGGTCAAGGGCAATCGCACTTTCTTTGATGTCGTCGACGCCCGCAGCCCGGTCGGCTCGGCCGGCATCGCCATCGACGTCTCCGGCACCGAGGCCGTGCGCGAGGAGCTTGCCCGCACCTTGAAGAGCCATGCGGAGACGCTCGACCATCTGGCCACGCCCGTAGCGATCTTCGACGGCAATCAGCGCCTGCAGTTCTACAACCAGGCGTTCCAGCGGCTCTGGAACCTCGACATGGGCTTCCTCGAGCGCAAGCCCGACAACGGGGAGGTGCTCGACCGGCTGCGGGCCGGCGGCAAGCTTCCCGAACAGCTCAACTGGAAACAATGGAAGGCCAATGCGCTGTCCGTCTATCAGGCGCTCGATACGCAATCCGACCTCTGGCACCTGCCGAACGGCCAGACGCTCCGCGTCTTCGCCACCGCCCGGCCGCAGGGCGGCGCAACCTGGGTCTTCGAGAACCTGACCGAGAAGGTCGATCTTGAAACCCGTTACAATACCCTGCTCCAGGTCCAGGGCGAAACGATCGACCATCTCGCCGAAGGGGTCGCGGTGTTCGGGCCAGATGGCCGCATCCGGCTTTCCAACCCGGCCTTCCGGGCGATCTGGGGCATCAGCGAGGCGGAGGCCAAGCCCGGTACGCATATTCGCGCCGTCGAACAGGCGTGCCTGCCATCCTACGACCAGCCGGATGGCTGGAAGCGGTTTGCCCATATCATCACCAGCTTCGACGACGAACGGCCGTCGAGCCGCGGCATTCTGGAGTTGCGCACCGGCCTGATCCTCGATTACGCCGTGATCCCGCTGCCGAACGCCCAGACGATGCTGACCTTCGTCAACATCACCGACAGCGTCAGGGTCGAGCGCGCCCTGACCGAGAAAAACGAGGCGCTGCGTAAGGCTGACGCCCTGAAAAACGATTTCGTTCATCACGTCTCCTATGAATTGCGCTCGCCGCTCACAAACATCATCGGCTTCGCCGATCTCCTGAAGACGCCCGCTTTCGGCGAGCTTAACGAGCGCCAGGCGGAATATGTCGACCATATCGCGACGTCCTCGTCGCTGCTGCTGACGATCGTCAACGATATCCTCGACCTGGCGACCGTCGACGCGGGCATCGTCGAGCTCGACATGTCCGAGGTGAACCTCGTCGATTTCCTCGACGACGTCGCGCATCAAATGGCCGACAGGCTTGTCGAAAGCGGCGTCGCCTTGCGGGTGGATGCGCCCGACAACCTCGGCCGCATGGTCGCGGACCAGCAGCGGCTGAAGCAGATCTTCATCAAGCTTCTCACCAACGCTGCCAACTTTGCGCCCGATGGCAGCACCATCGATCTCAAGTGCCGGCGTGAAGGCAGCGATTTCGTCTTCTCCGTCAGCGATTCCGGCCCCGGAATCCCGCAGGATGTACTGAACACCGTCTTCAACCGCTTCGAAAGCTACGGCCAGCACGGCGGCGCCGGTCTCGGACTGTCGATCGTGGAGAGCTTCGTCAGCCTGCACCACGGCACCGTTTCGATCCGCAGCAAGGAAGGCGAAGGCACCGAGGTCACCTGCCGCATTCCGTCGTCCGAAATGCCGAAGATCATCGCGGCCGAATAA
- the ahcY gene encoding adenosylhomocysteinase: protein MTATQDYIVADIGLADFGRKEIAIAETEMPGLMACREEFGASKPLKGARITGSLHMTIQTAVLIETLVALGAEVRWASCNIFSTQDHAAAAIAASGVPVFAVKGETLEEYWTYTDKIFQWADGGLSNMILDDGGDATMYILLGARAEAGENVLSNPGSEEEEILFAQIKKRLAASPGWFTKQRDAIKGVTEETTTGVNRLYQLQAKGLLPFPAINVNDSVTKSKFDNKYGCKESLVDGIRRGTDVMMAGKVAVVCGYGDVGKGSAASLKGAGARVKVTEVDPICALQAAMDGYEVVQLEDVVSTADIFITTTGNKDVIRMDHMREMKDMAIVGNIGHFDNEIQVSALRNLKWTNIKPQVDMIEFPKGNRMILLSEGRLLNLGNATGHPSFVMSASFSNQVLAQIELFTKGGNYKNEVYVLPKQLDEKVARLHLAKLGAKLTELSEEQAAYIGVKPQGPFKAEHYRY from the coding sequence ATGACCGCAACTCAGGACTATATTGTCGCCGATATCGGGCTCGCCGATTTCGGTCGCAAGGAAATTGCCATCGCCGAAACGGAAATGCCGGGCCTGATGGCCTGCCGCGAGGAATTCGGTGCATCGAAGCCGCTGAAGGGCGCGCGCATCACCGGCTCGCTGCATATGACCATCCAGACCGCCGTGCTGATCGAGACGCTGGTTGCGCTCGGTGCCGAGGTTCGCTGGGCGTCGTGCAACATCTTCTCGACCCAGGATCACGCTGCTGCCGCCATCGCAGCAAGCGGTGTTCCGGTCTTCGCCGTCAAGGGCGAAACGCTTGAGGAATACTGGACCTATACCGACAAGATCTTCCAGTGGGCCGACGGCGGCCTCTCGAACATGATTCTCGACGATGGCGGGGACGCCACCATGTACATCCTGCTCGGCGCACGCGCCGAAGCCGGCGAGAACGTGCTTTCGAACCCGGGTTCGGAAGAGGAGGAAATCCTCTTTGCACAGATCAAGAAGCGTCTCGCCGCCTCCCCGGGCTGGTTCACCAAGCAGCGCGACGCCATCAAGGGCGTCACCGAAGAAACGACCACCGGCGTCAACCGCCTCTACCAGCTCCAGGCCAAGGGTCTGCTTCCCTTCCCGGCGATCAACGTCAACGACAGCGTCACGAAGTCGAAGTTCGACAACAAGTACGGCTGCAAGGAATCGCTCGTCGACGGCATCCGCCGCGGCACCGACGTGATGATGGCCGGCAAGGTCGCCGTCGTTTGCGGATATGGCGACGTCGGCAAGGGCTCGGCTGCCTCGCTGAAGGGCGCGGGCGCCCGCGTAAAGGTCACCGAAGTCGACCCGATCTGCGCGCTGCAGGCCGCCATGGACGGCTACGAAGTGGTCCAGCTCGAGGACGTCGTTTCGACCGCCGATATCTTCATCACGACGACCGGCAACAAGGACGTCATCCGCATGGACCACATGCGCGAGATGAAGGACATGGCGATTGTCGGCAACATCGGCCACTTCGACAACGAAATCCAGGTTTCGGCGCTGCGCAACCTCAAATGGACCAACATCAAGCCGCAGGTAGACATGATCGAGTTCCCGAAGGGCAACCGCATGATCCTGCTTTCGGAAGGCCGCCTGCTCAATCTCGGCAACGCCACCGGCCATCCGTCTTTCGTTATGTCGGCCTCCTTCTCCAACCAGGTGCTGGCGCAGATCGAGCTCTTCACCAAGGGCGGTAACTACAAGAACGAGGTCTACGTGCTGCCGAAGCAGCTCGATGAGAAGGTCGCCCGCCTGCATCTCGCAAAGCTCGGTGCCAAGCTGACCGAGCTCTCGGAAGAGCAGGCCGCCTATATCGGCGTGAAGCCGCAGGGTCCGTTCAAGGCCGAACACTACCGGTACTAA
- a CDS encoding HPr family phosphocarrier protein: MMDHRPDMSLTRELLIINKRGLHARASAKFVQTVEAYDAEITVSKDGMTVGGTSIMGLMMLAASTGCTVFVTASGVQAEEALNALDALVRDKFGEEI; this comes from the coding sequence ATGATGGACCATCGCCCGGACATGTCGCTGACTCGGGAGCTGCTGATCATCAACAAACGCGGCTTGCATGCACGCGCTTCGGCGAAATTCGTCCAGACCGTCGAAGCCTATGATGCCGAGATCACCGTCTCCAAGGACGGCATGACGGTCGGCGGCACGTCAATCATGGGGCTGATGATGCTCGCCGCCAGCACGGGCTGCACCGTTTTCGTGACCGCCAGCGGCGTGCAGGCGGAAGAGGCGCTCAACGCCCTCGACGCCTTGGTGCGCGACAAGTTCGGCGAAGAGATCTGA
- a CDS encoding PTS sugar transporter subunit IIA, which produces MIGLVLVTHGKLAEEFRHALEHVVGPQKAIETVCIGPEDDMDQRRQDILDAVAGADEGNGVIILTDMFGGTPSNLAISVMRSGSVEVIAGVNLPMLIKLAGVRGESDMDKALVEASEAGRKYINVASRVLSGK; this is translated from the coding sequence ATGATCGGACTTGTGCTTGTCACCCATGGCAAGCTGGCGGAAGAGTTTCGGCATGCTTTGGAGCATGTGGTCGGTCCGCAAAAAGCTATCGAGACCGTGTGCATCGGGCCCGAGGACGACATGGACCAGCGGCGTCAGGATATCCTCGATGCGGTCGCGGGCGCGGACGAGGGCAATGGCGTCATCATCCTGACGGACATGTTCGGCGGCACGCCTTCCAACCTTGCCATCTCGGTGATGCGCAGCGGCAGCGTCGAGGTGATCGCGGGGGTCAATCTGCCGATGCTGATCAAACTTGCCGGGGTTCGCGGCGAGAGTGACATGGACAAGGCCCTCGTCGAGGCCTCCGAGGCGGGGCGCAAATACATCAATGTCGCCAGCCGCGTGCTGAGTGGAAAATGA